The segment TGAGAACGGTGGCGTGCCGTCGGCGGTGCGTCATCGTCCCGAAATTGCTAACGCGCTGATCATTCGTGATGCGGGGATCGGTGATCTTTCAACATTGGTACGGTTCAATACGACGATGGCTTGGGACACGGAAAAGCGTCGGCTACCCGAAGCGACGATCACGGCCGGAGTGGCCCGGGCTTTGGCAGCCCCTGAGCTTTGCCGTTACTATGTGGCCGAAGTTGACGGGCGCGTCGTCGGGCAGACCATGGTGACTTTTGAAGTCACTGATTGGGAAGATGGTCTGGTTCATTGGATCCAGAGTGTCTTTGTCGAACCCGAATTTCGTGGTTTAGGGATCTTTAAGCGTCTCTACCAGCATGTGATAGCTCAGGCTAATGCGCTAGGTGACGGGCGACGTGTACGTCTTTACGTCGAGAAGGATAATGCCGGAGCGATTGCAACCTACGAGAGACTGGGGATGTCGCAGGCACACTTTCATATCTATGAGACTAAACTCTAAGGTCTGTTCTGCGCTCTAAGTTTAGGAACGGATGATTCACCTAATCAACGATCTTTTAGTCCGCGTTGATGTGCTGCTAGCTCTGCACTTAGCTGTAGCTATTGGCGCCTCAGTGCACATCGTTCTGACCAAAGAGGAGCCGCGGGCAGCAGTGGGGTGGGTGGGGGTTGTATGGCTCTCCCCGATTTTAGGGACTCTGCTTTATTACATATTAGGTATCAATCGCATTAGGCGCTCTGCCGTCAGTCTTATGGGACGCGATAACATAAGCGGTCTCGATTACGCGGCTGTACGTCAGTTGGATCATGTGGGCCTGCTCACTGAGCCATCGATCAGGCGGCTTGCACACGTGGGTAATTTGGTGGCTGGATTGCCACTGCTCGAGGGTAATCAGATCACACCTTTGATCAACGGTGATCAGGCCTATCCCGAGATGTTAAAGGCTATCGCCGGGGCGCAAAAGAGCATCATGTTGTCGACCTATATTTTCGACAATGATGATGTGGGAGCTAAGTTCGTGGCTGCCCTGAGTCAGGCGCTCACGCGCGGTGTCGAGGTTCGTGTACTTGTTGATGCCACCGGTTCACGCTACTCGTATCCGTCGATTATGAAACCTTTGCGGCGCGCTGGCATAAGAGCGGCACGGTTTATGCCGAACTTTCAGCCAACGCGGATAGCGGCCATCAATTTGCGCAGCCATCGTAAGATTCTGGTTATTGATGGGCGTTTGGGATTTACCGGAGGCATGAATATCCGGCAGGGCAACTGCATCCAAGAACGTTACCCGCATCCAATTCAAGATTTGCACTTCAGAGTTGCTGGACCGGTAGTGGCGCACTTGCGCCAGGCATTTATCGAAGACTGGGTTTTCACCACCAAAGAACGCCTTACGGGCGAGATTTGGCGTCCTGCCATTACAGAGCAACCGGGACAAGTTTTGGCACGCGGCATCTTGGATGGGCCGGACCGTGATTTTGAGAAGATACTCTGGACTATACTCGGTGCCATTGCGTCGGCTAAACACAGGATTCGGATCGTTACCCCTTATTTTCTGCCAGATGCAACCACAGTGCGTTTTTTATGTGTGGCGGCCATGTCCGGCATTGAGGTGGAGATTATCCTGCCGGCCAAGAACAACATCAAGCCTGTGCACTGGGCAGCGATGGCAACCTTGCCCCCACTCCTCGAAAAGGGGTGCCGCGTCTATTTGTCCGAAGCACCCTTCGATCACTCTAAAGTGATGTTGGTTGATGATGCGTGGAGCATGATTGGATCAGCAAACTGGGATGCACGTAGTTTGCGTTTGAATTTTGAGTTTAATGTTGAGTGCTTCAGCGGTGGTCTCGCGGCGGGCTTGCATGCCATTTTTGAGAGCAAGTTGGCGCGCTCTCAGCCGCTGACCTTGGATCAGCTGATACGGCGCCCCACCGCAGCCAAGATCCGCGACGGTGTCGTACGACTAGCTGCACCCTACCTCTAGTGTGGCGGGCAAAAGAAGTTAGCTAACTTTCCCTAAACTCTGATCCTGCTCTTGGGTTTCATATTTGGGGACGGCCTCGACACGACCACCAGTCAGCAGCTTCAATTTGTTGCCCCGCCAAACAATATGGCGCCCGATCAGGGAATGGAGCCAATTGAACGGCGCTAGGAGCTCTTTAAGCAACCAGATGGCAGGATTGATCCAAGTGTTGATGATGGCTCTCTGGACGAACAAGTCACAGAGGAACCACAAGGCATTGGTTGCTAAAACAGCTTCAAGGGCTAACTGGGGTGCAAAGCCGGATATGCCTAGATAAGCAAGCACCGAGGCCGGCAGGGGGCGATGGAGCCAATCGATGAAAAAGATCCAAGGCGTGGCGTATTTCCGCAAGATGTGCCAACGCAGGTGACGGAGCCAGAATTCCTGAAAGCTCCGTTGACCTATGAATTGCCGCACAGGCGCATGGGAAAGCGAGACTTTTTTGCCTTTGCGCTTGCAAGCCATGCCAAAGGCAAAATCTTCACACGCAAAGTGACCAAATACCTTGAAGCCACCAAGCTGCTCTGCCAAGCTGCGTGCGAACATCATGGTCGAGCCTAAGCAAAAAGTTTGATGAGCGAGTCGCGCTTGGACTTGCGACCGAATGTAAAATGAATTCATGTGGTATTCTTCGAGCTTGCCGCCAATACCTTTGCCACCGTAGCCACACCTTAAACCCGTAACCACTCCCGTGTCGGGTCCATAAACATCGAGCAGGTTC is part of the Deltaproteobacteria bacterium genome and harbors:
- a CDS encoding GNAT family N-acetyltransferase, which translates into the protein MATDLENGGVPSAVRHRPEIANALIIRDAGIGDLSTLVRFNTTMAWDTEKRRLPEATITAGVARALAAPELCRYYVAEVDGRVVGQTMVTFEVTDWEDGLVHWIQSVFVEPEFRGLGIFKRLYQHVIAQANALGDGRRVRLYVEKDNAGAIATYERLGMSQAHFHIYETKL
- the cls gene encoding cardiolipin synthase, with the protein product MIHLINDLLVRVDVLLALHLAVAIGASVHIVLTKEEPRAAVGWVGVVWLSPILGTLLYYILGINRIRRSAVSLMGRDNISGLDYAAVRQLDHVGLLTEPSIRRLAHVGNLVAGLPLLEGNQITPLINGDQAYPEMLKAIAGAQKSIMLSTYIFDNDDVGAKFVAALSQALTRGVEVRVLVDATGSRYSYPSIMKPLRRAGIRAARFMPNFQPTRIAAINLRSHRKILVIDGRLGFTGGMNIRQGNCIQERYPHPIQDLHFRVAGPVVAHLRQAFIEDWVFTTKERLTGEIWRPAITEQPGQVLARGILDGPDRDFEKILWTILGAIASAKHRIRIVTPYFLPDATTVRFLCVAAMSGIEVEIILPAKNNIKPVHWAAMATLPPLLEKGCRVYLSEAPFDHSKVMLVDDAWSMIGSANWDARSLRLNFEFNVECFSGGLAAGLHAIFESKLARSQPLTLDQLIRRPTAAKIRDGVVRLAAPYL
- a CDS encoding glycosyltransferase — its product is MTNNIVPVIIIGIFPTQSRLTMDLFHGVAFTIWTVNVILVVGGSLATVIWTRIRERKAEGTPSFSILKPLKGVDSGLYENLETFLNLDYPQYEVIFSVADDQDPAIAVVRRLLAAYPRAPAHLIIGDDVIAPNPKVNNLARSLDAARHDFIVISDSYIRASDDYLQNLLDVYGPDTGVVTGLRCGYGGKGIGGKLEEYHMNSFYIRSQVQARLAHQTFCLGSTMMFARSLAEQLGGFKVFGHFACEDFAFGMACKRKGKKVSLSHAPVRQFIGQRSFQEFWLRHLRWHILRKYATPWIFFIDWLHRPLPASVLAYLGISGFAPQLALEAVLATNALWFLCDLFVQRAIINTWINPAIWLLKELLAPFNWLHSLIGRHIVWRGNKLKLLTGGRVEAVPKYETQEQDQSLGKVS